The following coding sequences are from one Nonlabens arenilitoris window:
- a CDS encoding rhodanese-like domain-containing protein yields MKDITKQEWKELIASDDNAVIIDVRTADEVAEGMIPNALHHDIFQPQELMAALQEMDKSKNYYIYCRSGGRSGQACQIMNQMGFETTYNLLGGFSEWDGDVA; encoded by the coding sequence ATGAAAGACATCACAAAACAAGAATGGAAAGAACTTATTGCATCAGATGACAATGCTGTAATAATAGATGTGCGCACTGCAGACGAAGTTGCAGAAGGTATGATTCCTAATGCATTGCATCACGATATATTTCAACCACAAGAGCTAATGGCAGCGCTTCAAGAAATGGATAAGTCTAAAAATTACTATATCTACTGCCGTAGCGGTGGACGTAGTGGTCAGGCTTGTCAAATTATGAATCAAATGGGCTTTGAAACAACTTATAATCTTTTAGGCGGTTTTAGTGAGTGGGATGGCGATGTTGCTTAA
- a CDS encoding rhodanese-like domain-containing protein has protein sequence MKKIILLLSLICTIALTQSCFEAKAGTVELVSSEEAADIIKSQSAQLVDVRSKEQFEAGHIEGAINIPVDSENLNEIIAGLNVKEPVLVYCNGGRQSAQCAKILEDKGFIKIFDLDGGLSKWTTSGREIVLKTNE, from the coding sequence ATGAAAAAAATAATTCTTTTATTAAGCTTAATCTGTACGATAGCTTTAACTCAAAGCTGCTTTGAGGCTAAAGCTGGCACTGTTGAATTAGTCAGCTCTGAGGAGGCTGCAGATATCATAAAATCGCAATCAGCACAATTAGTTGATGTGCGTAGTAAAGAACAATTTGAAGCTGGTCACATAGAAGGTGCTATCAATATACCTGTAGACAGTGAAAATTTAAATGAAATCATAGCCGGACTTAATGTCAAAGAACCTGTACTGGTATATTGTAATGGTGGTAGGCAAAGTGCACAATGTGCTAAGATTTTAGAAGATAAAGGATTTATTAAAATATTTGATCTCGATGGTGGCTTAAGTAAATGGACTACTAGCGGCAGAGAGATCGTTTTAAAAACTAACGAATAA
- the kdsA gene encoding 3-deoxy-8-phosphooctulonate synthase gives MQLSDIPQIKHVDADNFFLLAGPCAIEGEDMALRIAEKVVKITDKLNIPYVFKGSFKKANRSRIDSFTGIGDEKALKILRKVSETFGVPTVTDIHEVSDAAMAAEYVDILQIPAFLVRQTDLVVAAAQTGKVVNLKKGQFMSPEAMKHAVQKVKDSGSDKAWITDRGTMFGYQDMIVDFRGIPTMREFAPTVLDVTHSLQQPNQTSGVTGGRPNMIETIARAGIVNQVDGLFIETHFDPANAKSDGANMLDLQYLEGLLSRLVAIRKTIQSFN, from the coding sequence ATGCAATTATCTGACATTCCACAAATCAAGCATGTAGATGCTGACAATTTCTTTTTACTTGCTGGCCCATGTGCTATAGAAGGTGAAGACATGGCATTGCGCATCGCAGAAAAAGTGGTTAAAATCACTGATAAGCTTAATATCCCTTACGTATTTAAAGGAAGTTTTAAAAAAGCAAATCGTAGCCGTATAGATAGTTTTACAGGTATAGGCGATGAGAAAGCGTTGAAAATATTGCGTAAAGTTTCTGAAACTTTTGGAGTACCTACCGTAACAGATATCCACGAAGTTAGTGATGCAGCTATGGCTGCAGAGTATGTCGACATTCTACAAATCCCTGCTTTTTTAGTAAGGCAAACTGATTTAGTAGTTGCTGCTGCACAAACGGGTAAAGTAGTGAACCTTAAGAAAGGACAATTTATGTCGCCAGAGGCTATGAAACATGCAGTACAAAAAGTGAAAGATTCTGGTAGCGATAAAGCTTGGATTACTGATCGCGGAACTATGTTTGGTTATCAAGATATGATTGTAGACTTTAGAGGTATACCGACCATGCGCGAGTTTGCTCCAACGGTACTAGATGTTACTCACAGCTTGCAACAGCCTAATCAAACTAGCGGTGTTACCGGTGGACGACCTAACATGATAGAAACTATAGCTCGAGCTGGTATTGTCAACCAGGTTGATGGTTTATTTATAGAAACTCATTTTGATCCTGCAAATGCAAAAAGTGATGGTGCAAATATGCTAGATCTTCAATATTTAGAAGGTTTACTATCCCGATTAGTTGCAATTAGAAAAACGATTCAATCTTTTAATTAA
- a CDS encoding GIN domain-containing protein, whose product MKNYIFIATFFMAFIGFAQTSMEVESFSKIKIDADAQIEIVYSTKDQVMFNVDENQLKDFTISSDNGSLTIKQNGNSIDGLKIRIYTNQLKGMAVNGNGNVTLTKFTKMENLYLSMKGSYTVDTGEANIKNFTISRDANSKAIHENAVEVKESVNGTLLIVNG is encoded by the coding sequence ATGAAAAATTACATTTTTATTGCAACATTCTTTATGGCATTTATAGGATTTGCACAAACAAGCATGGAAGTAGAATCCTTTTCAAAAATTAAAATTGACGCTGACGCACAAATTGAAATTGTATATTCAACAAAAGATCAAGTGATGTTTAATGTTGATGAAAATCAACTTAAAGATTTCACTATCTCATCAGACAATGGCTCTTTAACCATTAAACAAAATGGAAATTCGATTGATGGACTTAAAATTCGTATTTATACCAATCAGCTTAAAGGTATGGCGGTAAATGGAAACGGTAATGTCACCTTAACAAAATTTACTAAAATGGAGAATCTATATTTATCAATGAAAGGCTCTTATACTGTAGACACTGGCGAGGCAAATATTAAAAACTTTACCATATCGAGAGATGCTAACAGTAAAGCCATTCATGAAAATGCAGTAGAAGTTAAAGAAAGCGTTAACGGAACCTTACTTATAGTAAATGGATAA